One part of the Tunicatimonas pelagia genome encodes these proteins:
- the dnaA gene encoding chromosomal replication initiator protein DnaA — translation MQEDQVTVWNNCLKTIREHVGEQAFNTWFAPIKPLRLADKTLTIQVPSQFFYEWLEEHFVYVLRKAIDAEIGLDGQLEYSVVVDNGDQKNKPVAIKLPTAPKAETKRNNSRYQTPSTDYKGPFSFPEMENLKVETNLNDKYSFDSYIEGDCNRLARSAGFAVAQSPGSTSFNPLMIYGGVGLGKTHLVQAIGNEIKRKQGHQFVVYVSSEKFTSQFIEALKNNNVQKFTNFYLQVDALILDDVQFLAGKEKTQEIFFHIFNHLQQSGKQIIMTSDCPPRDLHGLTERLLSRFKWGLTADLQTPDFETRIAIIERKLQAEGVSLPYEVVEYLAYNVDTNIRELEGILISLMAHASLDKQEISLALAKDILRNIIQNSVPEVDIDLIIKTVSRHYNVTLPDLKSKTRKKEVVVPRQIAMYFSKEYTQHSLKAIGYHFGGRDHATVIHACRAVQEHIKSNADFSLEIKSLQKQLQGKSPRR, via the coding sequence ATGCAAGAAGATCAGGTGACTGTATGGAACAACTGTCTCAAAACTATCCGCGAGCACGTGGGTGAGCAAGCCTTTAATACGTGGTTTGCCCCTATTAAACCGCTTCGGTTGGCCGATAAGACACTTACCATCCAGGTACCTAGTCAATTCTTTTATGAGTGGTTAGAAGAGCATTTCGTATATGTACTCCGTAAAGCAATTGATGCTGAGATTGGTTTAGACGGACAGTTAGAATATTCAGTAGTTGTAGATAACGGTGATCAAAAGAATAAGCCGGTTGCTATTAAACTCCCTACTGCTCCCAAAGCAGAAACTAAAAGAAACAATTCGCGCTACCAAACTCCCTCTACTGATTATAAAGGTCCATTCTCATTCCCCGAGATGGAAAACCTAAAAGTAGAAACAAACTTAAATGATAAGTATAGTTTTGATTCATACATTGAAGGAGACTGTAATCGGTTAGCCCGATCGGCTGGCTTTGCGGTAGCCCAAAGTCCGGGAAGCACCTCTTTTAACCCACTTATGATTTACGGGGGTGTTGGTCTGGGAAAGACGCATCTTGTGCAAGCAATTGGCAACGAGATTAAACGCAAGCAAGGTCATCAGTTTGTGGTCTACGTCTCTTCTGAGAAATTTACCAGCCAGTTTATTGAGGCACTAAAAAACAATAACGTTCAGAAGTTCACTAACTTCTACCTTCAGGTTGATGCACTAATTCTGGATGACGTACAGTTTCTGGCCGGCAAGGAGAAAACGCAAGAGATATTCTTTCATATTTTCAATCATCTTCAGCAGTCGGGCAAACAGATTATTATGACCAGCGATTGCCCTCCCCGAGACTTGCACGGTTTAACCGAACGCTTACTCTCGCGCTTTAAGTGGGGACTGACCGCCGATTTGCAAACCCCTGACTTCGAGACTAGAATTGCCATTATTGAACGTAAATTGCAAGCGGAAGGAGTGAGCCTCCCCTACGAAGTGGTAGAGTACCTCGCCTACAACGTAGATACCAATATTCGCGAACTAGAAGGAATCTTGATCTCACTGATGGCTCACGCTTCTTTAGATAAGCAAGAAATTTCGTTAGCACTGGCGAAAGATATTCTGCGAAACATTATTCAGAACAGCGTTCCGGAAGTAGACATTGACCTGATTATTAAAACTGTATCTCGGCACTACAACGTTACCCTTCCTGACCTAAAGTCTAAGACCAGAAAAAAGGAGGTGGTAGTTCCTCGTCAGATTGCGATGTACTTCTCCAAGGAATACACCCAGCACTCGCTGAAAGCTATCGGCTATCATTTTGGTGGGCGTGATCATGCCACGGTTATTCATGCGTGCCGAGCCGTGCAAGAACATATCAAAAGCAATGCTGATTTCTCGCTGGAGATAAAAAGTCTTCAGAAGCAGCTACAGGGGAAAAGCCCTCGCCGTTAA
- a CDS encoding metallophosphoesterase: protein MFSFLIFAVLFLLLDYYAFQAFRVLIDDLATYPRRTIYAVYWAISLSALGGFLFYNLGGKGVITENQRTFLLAWIFVNYAAKFFGSLVLVIDDVVRLGQWAYTQFSPNVSEASNESATGISRSEFLVKASVVATVVPAIGLSYGIASGAHDYRIHRVKVPIANLPKGLVGMQIAQLSDIHSGSFFNKKAVMHGIEMLLAEKPDLIFFTGDLVNNKATEVEDYIPVFSKLKAPLGIYSILGNHDYGDYTSWSSPQVKRANLENLKQAHQLMNWKLLLDENEILTIDNNRLAIIGVENWGTGGFAQYGHLNEAYQGAEDTDTRILLSHDPSHWDAQVRSQHEDIELTLSGHTHGGQVGIEWGSLRWSFVQYRYKQWAGLYQEGNQHLYVNRGFGYIGYPGRLGIRPEITMLELVRA, encoded by the coding sequence ATGTTTTCATTTCTCATATTCGCTGTACTTTTTCTCTTACTAGATTACTATGCTTTTCAGGCATTTCGGGTGCTCATAGATGATCTGGCAACCTACCCCCGGCGCACAATTTACGCGGTGTACTGGGCCATCAGCTTATCTGCCTTAGGTGGGTTTCTCTTCTACAACTTGGGCGGGAAAGGTGTAATAACTGAAAATCAACGCACTTTTCTTTTAGCCTGGATATTTGTGAACTACGCTGCCAAGTTTTTCGGAAGTCTGGTGCTGGTGATTGATGATGTGGTTCGTCTGGGCCAGTGGGCGTACACTCAGTTTTCCCCTAATGTAAGCGAGGCTAGCAATGAAAGTGCAACCGGCATTAGCCGTTCCGAATTTTTGGTGAAAGCCTCGGTAGTTGCTACGGTGGTTCCGGCTATTGGTTTGAGCTACGGCATTGCCTCAGGTGCCCACGATTACCGAATTCATCGGGTGAAGGTGCCCATTGCTAACTTACCCAAAGGTTTAGTGGGTATGCAGATTGCTCAGCTTTCGGATATTCACTCAGGCAGCTTTTTTAATAAAAAAGCGGTGATGCACGGCATTGAAATGCTACTAGCTGAAAAGCCTGATCTGATTTTTTTTACTGGCGACTTAGTGAACAACAAAGCAACGGAAGTAGAAGATTATATTCCGGTTTTCAGTAAGCTTAAAGCACCGTTAGGTATTTATTCTATTCTAGGAAATCACGATTACGGTGACTATACTTCTTGGTCGTCTCCCCAGGTGAAACGGGCAAATCTGGAAAATCTGAAACAAGCGCATCAGTTAATGAACTGGAAACTCTTACTAGATGAAAATGAAATTCTAACCATTGATAATAACCGTCTGGCAATTATCGGAGTAGAGAATTGGGGCACGGGTGGGTTTGCTCAGTACGGGCACCTTAACGAAGCGTACCAAGGTGCGGAAGATACTGATACTCGTATTTTATTATCACACGACCCCAGCCACTGGGACGCTCAAGTGCGGTCTCAACACGAAGATATTGAACTAACGCTTTCAGGACATACCCACGGTGGACAGGTGGGGATAGAGTGGGGGAGCTTACGCTGGAGCTTTGTGCAGTATCGCTATAAGCAGTGGGCAGGTCTTTATCAGGAGGGTAACCAGCATCTTTACGTGAACCGAGGGTTCGGCTATATTGGTTATCCTGGGAGGTTAGGGATTCGCCCGGAGATAACGATGCTGGAATTAGTTCGGGCGTAA
- a CDS encoding efflux RND transporter permease subunit, with protein sequence MTSQENSKRVVRNFGISSGAVNNRTSVLILTFIIVVLGVTSYFSMPKENFPEVVIPTIYVGTPYPGNSPVDIENLITRPIEKEIKGVTGVDQINSTSIQDFSTVIVEFNPDVDISKALQDVKDAVDQAQSELPTDLDQDPNVFEVNLQDLPFMFINISGDYSIDELKNYAEYLQDEIEALSEVQEASISGTLEREIRIDADLYKMDAREVTFSDIENAVAAENVTISGGNIKADDFRRSLRVIGEFTEVDQLEDVIIKNEENRIVYLRDVAEVSDTYEEASSYSRNYGDPVVTLSVVKRKGENVLSASDQIKVILEDAQANRFPADLQIIITNDQSKYTRLQLSNLENSIIMGVILVILVLMFFLNLRNALFVGIAIPLSMFLSFMLLSFFGISINLMVLFALILALGMLVDNGIVVVENIYRLMQEGYSSVQAAKEGVGEVAWPIITSTATTLAAFLPLAFWSGLIGEFMRYLPITLIIVLSSSLFVALVINPVLTSMFMKVESTTTAQKKRRLVIIAGSMILVAILFYIFRSFTIANLLTIGALLIPFNLYVLTPAIQWFQDSFLVSLERTYTRTVRWALNGKTPYFVFFGTVGLLIFSIMLVGVKQPKVEFFPSSDPDYFNVFVELPVGTDIEATNTIAKRMEANIFETLQPYDHIVEAVISQVGENTNDPAEGASPGETPNKARVNVSFIDYELRGEISTTDVMEEVREAVSGYPGVLVTVSAPPTGPPVGKPISIEVSSEDYGGLISFTERLLAEIENSSIQGIEELKSDLETGKPEVIVNIDRDKARRFGLSTATIATEMRTALFGSEVSKFKDGEDDYPIQLRLKDEYRYDIDALINQKITFRDKFGNLRQIPISSVADLNYSSTYGSVKRKDLDRVITLSSNVLEGYNATEIVNDLKELVDDLDIPEGYEVKFTGEQQEQEESGQFLLQALFIAVMVIFLIIVAQFNSIATPFIIMMSVLLSTIGVFLGLVVFNMNFVIIMTGIGIISLAGVVVNNAIVLIDYTNLIRERHRAELSLKEDELLPYEKIVTSIIEGGQTRLRPVLLTAITTVLGLIPLAIGLNINFATMLSDFDPQIYYGGFNADFWGPMAWTVIFGLIFATFLTLVVVPVMYLLVDKIKMRTSSKKPVAVAK encoded by the coding sequence ATGACAAGTCAAGAAAATTCTAAGCGCGTTGTTCGCAACTTTGGCATAAGTTCCGGCGCCGTTAATAATCGTACCAGCGTCCTGATTCTTACTTTCATTATTGTTGTGCTGGGAGTTACTTCGTACTTCTCTATGCCGAAGGAGAACTTCCCGGAGGTGGTGATTCCCACCATTTACGTAGGCACACCTTATCCGGGCAACTCTCCGGTAGATATTGAGAATCTGATTACCCGTCCCATTGAAAAAGAAATTAAAGGAGTAACCGGAGTAGATCAGATTAACTCAACTTCTATTCAGGACTTTTCTACTGTTATCGTTGAGTTTAATCCTGATGTTGATATATCGAAGGCCCTACAGGATGTGAAAGATGCAGTAGACCAAGCGCAGAGCGAACTTCCTACTGATTTAGATCAAGACCCCAACGTATTTGAGGTTAACCTGCAAGATTTACCGTTTATGTTCATCAACATCTCGGGTGACTATAGCATCGATGAACTGAAGAATTACGCCGAATATCTTCAAGATGAAATTGAAGCTCTGTCGGAGGTGCAGGAGGCCAGTATTAGTGGTACGCTAGAGCGGGAAATTCGAATTGATGCGGATCTCTACAAGATGGATGCGCGGGAAGTCACCTTTTCCGACATCGAGAACGCAGTAGCTGCGGAGAACGTGACAATATCCGGTGGAAATATTAAAGCCGATGATTTTCGCCGTTCGCTGCGGGTAATCGGAGAGTTTACGGAGGTAGATCAGCTCGAAGATGTCATCATAAAAAATGAAGAGAATAGAATAGTATATCTCCGCGACGTGGCCGAAGTGAGCGATACGTACGAAGAGGCTTCCAGCTACTCGCGTAACTATGGCGATCCGGTGGTCACGCTCTCGGTAGTAAAACGAAAAGGTGAAAACGTGCTATCCGCTTCAGATCAAATCAAGGTGATTTTAGAAGATGCTCAGGCAAATCGGTTTCCAGCCGATCTGCAAATCATTATTACCAACGATCAATCCAAATATACCCGGCTTCAGTTGAGCAATCTGGAGAATAGTATTATCATGGGAGTGATATTAGTAATTCTGGTGCTGATGTTTTTTCTCAATCTAAGGAATGCCTTGTTCGTAGGAATTGCCATTCCTCTTTCCATGTTCTTATCGTTCATGTTACTTAGCTTCTTTGGTATTTCAATTAATCTCATGGTGCTGTTTGCCCTGATATTAGCATTAGGAATGCTCGTAGATAATGGAATTGTGGTAGTGGAGAATATCTACCGATTAATGCAAGAAGGATATTCTTCGGTGCAGGCCGCTAAAGAAGGAGTAGGTGAGGTGGCTTGGCCGATCATTACCTCTACGGCAACTACCTTGGCCGCTTTTCTTCCGCTAGCATTTTGGTCAGGACTCATCGGCGAGTTTATGCGGTACTTGCCTATCACGCTAATTATCGTCCTATCATCATCGTTGTTTGTCGCGCTAGTCATAAATCCGGTGCTCACTTCTATGTTTATGAAAGTGGAAAGTACTACAACTGCTCAGAAGAAACGACGGTTAGTGATAATTGCCGGCAGTATGATCTTGGTCGCCATTCTATTCTACATTTTCCGAAGCTTTACTATTGCTAATCTGCTAACTATTGGAGCACTGCTTATCCCATTTAACCTTTATGTACTTACTCCGGCTATCCAGTGGTTTCAAGATTCGTTTCTAGTTAGTCTGGAGCGAACTTACACCCGCACGGTACGCTGGGCGCTAAATGGCAAAACGCCTTACTTTGTTTTCTTTGGCACCGTAGGTCTGCTTATCTTTTCCATTATGTTGGTAGGGGTCAAGCAGCCGAAAGTGGAGTTCTTCCCAAGCAGTGACCCTGATTACTTCAATGTGTTTGTAGAACTTCCAGTGGGTACTGATATTGAAGCGACCAATACCATTGCCAAACGAATGGAAGCAAATATTTTTGAGACCTTACAGCCCTACGATCATATTGTAGAGGCCGTAATTTCTCAGGTAGGTGAAAACACGAATGATCCGGCTGAAGGAGCAAGTCCGGGCGAAACTCCGAATAAGGCTCGAGTGAATGTATCTTTTATTGACTACGAATTGCGCGGTGAAATTTCTACCACCGACGTAATGGAAGAAGTGCGGGAAGCGGTGAGTGGCTATCCAGGAGTATTAGTCACAGTGTCTGCACCACCCACTGGACCGCCAGTTGGTAAGCCCATTAGCATTGAAGTATCATCAGAAGACTACGGTGGATTAATCTCTTTCACTGAGCGTTTACTAGCTGAAATTGAGAATTCCAGTATTCAGGGAATTGAAGAACTTAAATCGGATCTAGAAACTGGAAAGCCCGAAGTAATCGTGAATATCGATCGGGATAAAGCCCGGCGCTTTGGTTTGTCTACCGCCACTATCGCGACTGAAATGCGAACGGCGCTGTTTGGCTCTGAGGTATCTAAATTTAAGGATGGAGAAGATGATTACCCCATTCAGCTCCGATTAAAAGACGAATATCGTTACGATATTGACGCATTAATTAATCAGAAGATTACCTTCCGCGATAAATTTGGAAACCTGCGTCAGATTCCGATTTCATCAGTAGCAGACTTAAACTATTCTTCTACTTACGGTTCGGTAAAGCGGAAAGACTTGGATCGGGTAATTACACTATCATCTAATGTGCTGGAAGGCTACAATGCCACTGAAATTGTAAACGATCTGAAAGAACTCGTAGACGACTTAGACATTCCCGAAGGCTATGAAGTGAAATTTACCGGAGAGCAACAGGAGCAAGAGGAATCTGGTCAATTTCTTCTGCAAGCTTTGTTCATTGCTGTGATGGTGATCTTCTTGATTATTGTGGCTCAGTTCAATTCCATTGCTACTCCGTTCATTATCATGATGTCGGTGCTGCTAAGTACTATCGGTGTATTTTTAGGGCTGGTGGTATTTAATATGAACTTTGTAATAATCATGACCGGGATTGGTATTATTTCCCTAGCGGGAGTAGTAGTAAACAATGCGATTGTGCTTATTGATTACACCAACCTAATTCGGGAGCGGCATCGCGCTGAACTTAGCTTAAAAGAAGACGAACTACTTCCCTACGAAAAAATTGTTACCAGTATTATTGAGGGAGGGCAAACGCGTCTGCGCCCGGTGTTGCTTACTGCCATTACCACGGTTTTAGGGCTTATTCCTCTGGCAATAGGGCTCAACATCAACTTTGCTACGATGCTCTCTGATTTTGATCCCCAGATTTACTACGGAGGCTTTAATGCCGACTTTTGGGGGCCGATGGCTTGGACGGTAATTTTCGGTTTGATCTTCGCTACCTTCCTTACTTTGGTGGTAGTGCCGGTCATGTACCTGCTAGTTGATAAAATCAAAATGCGGACATCCAGTAAAAAACCGGTAGCTGTCGCAAAATAA
- a CDS encoding efflux RND transporter periplasmic adaptor subunit: protein MKTVLVSLIAISLLLACGSDNSELAEKKQQLKTYQQELKSLEDQIATLENEIAEADPSFAQQTQKTTLVTTLPVVKKTFEHYIEVRGSVTSRKNITISAEAPAMVTTLSVSEGESVRQGQVLVSQNGETIRRNIQELQTSLELAKTRYDRQKNLWDQNIGTELQYLEAENGVKSLERRVASLQAQLNNYIIRAPFSGTVDEIYVREGEIAQPGVPVLRLVSLTDMFIEADISEAFLGEFQRGDSVDVDFPSLDKSLQSTISSVGKVINQNNRTFKIEVKLPNDMDLLRPNLLSVLRIMDYQKPDAIVVPTKLILEDAKGDFLFVAKNAEEGEGKVAGKQHIDRGQTYNNETVISEGLQGNETLIDKGFREVAEGVRISIATEEASNLSLNK from the coding sequence ATGAAAACAGTACTAGTAAGCTTGATTGCGATAAGCCTACTCCTGGCTTGTGGAAGCGACAACAGTGAGCTTGCCGAAAAAAAGCAGCAATTGAAAACGTACCAGCAGGAGTTAAAATCGCTGGAAGATCAGATCGCTACATTGGAGAATGAGATCGCGGAAGCTGATCCTTCATTCGCGCAACAAACGCAAAAAACCACCTTGGTTACTACCCTCCCAGTGGTTAAAAAAACATTTGAGCACTATATTGAAGTGCGAGGCTCGGTGACTTCCCGAAAAAATATTACTATCAGTGCCGAAGCACCCGCTATGGTCACCACGTTATCGGTATCCGAAGGCGAATCCGTTCGGCAGGGACAGGTGTTGGTGAGTCAGAATGGCGAGACCATCCGCCGGAATATTCAGGAATTACAAACATCACTGGAGCTAGCCAAAACCCGGTATGATCGGCAAAAGAACTTGTGGGATCAAAATATTGGTACGGAGCTTCAGTACCTGGAGGCTGAAAATGGAGTGAAATCGTTGGAGCGTCGCGTTGCCTCTCTTCAAGCACAGTTGAACAACTACATTATTCGTGCTCCTTTTTCGGGTACTGTCGACGAAATATACGTTAGAGAAGGAGAGATTGCTCAACCCGGAGTGCCGGTTTTGCGGTTGGTAAGCCTGACCGATATGTTTATTGAAGCCGATATTTCGGAGGCATTTCTGGGTGAATTTCAGCGCGGAGATAGTGTGGATGTTGATTTTCCGTCCTTAGACAAATCCCTTCAAAGTACCATTAGCTCAGTAGGTAAGGTGATTAATCAAAATAATCGAACGTTTAAAATTGAAGTGAAACTGCCTAACGATATGGATTTGCTACGTCCTAATTTGCTATCGGTACTGCGGATTATGGATTACCAAAAGCCAGATGCTATAGTGGTGCCCACCAAACTTATTTTGGAAGATGCCAAAGGTGACTTTCTGTTTGTGGCGAAAAACGCTGAAGAAGGCGAGGGAAAAGTAGCCGGTAAGCAACATATTGATCGGGGACAAACCTATAACAATGAAACGGTAATCTCCGAAGGCCTGCAAGGTAATGAAACGCTAATTGACAAAGGGTTTCGTGAGGTGGCGGAGGGAGTACGAATCAGTATAGCGACCGAAGAGGCGTCAAATCTCTCGCTTAACAAATAA
- a CDS encoding TolC family protein codes for MLPKISILGVLLWLVTSYNGYSQTNEVDITQSLTLDDCLSYAFQNSETIKIADLENKISQADVGITKAQGLPQLNGSINYNNNFAIQRQFFPDFISPTVYQVLLQEQLLPDGSQIPEPGIVPAAFGVEHSSTAGVTLSQMLFDGSYFVGLQAARTYTELAQKSFEENKSQVAEQVTKAYYSVLVNRERQELIASNYNRLDTLLRETKLMFENGFVEKIDVDRLSVQFNNAKTERSNIDRLTELSYYLLKFQMGVPVEQPITLADDIADIDFDPEIAAESEFKYERRPEYAQVLINQELVQLDMKNNRFQYLPKLTANAAFGYNTGVNDFSEITNFEELWFEYGFWGITMDIPIFAGRRKHHTIQKNKVQAQQVELRSRFLRNQIDLEIAQARVALQNGVEALQVQQENLALAQEVFRITNIKYQEGVGSNLEVIEADNALQASETNYFTALYDALIAKVDLQKALGILVQP; via the coding sequence ATGCTACCAAAAATTAGTATTCTTGGGGTCTTATTGTGGCTGGTTACCAGTTACAACGGGTACTCCCAAACCAACGAAGTTGATATTACTCAATCGTTAACATTAGACGATTGTCTGAGCTATGCATTTCAGAACAGCGAAACTATTAAAATTGCTGATCTGGAAAACAAAATTTCTCAAGCCGATGTGGGTATTACAAAGGCTCAGGGATTACCTCAGCTCAATGGTTCTATTAACTATAATAATAACTTTGCAATACAGCGACAGTTTTTTCCGGACTTCATTTCACCTACAGTTTATCAGGTTTTGTTACAAGAGCAATTGCTTCCGGACGGAAGCCAGATTCCTGAACCAGGTATTGTTCCGGCTGCGTTCGGAGTAGAGCATTCCAGTACGGCAGGAGTTACACTTTCCCAAATGCTGTTTGATGGTTCCTATTTCGTAGGCTTGCAGGCCGCTCGCACTTACACAGAGTTGGCTCAGAAGAGTTTTGAGGAGAACAAATCGCAGGTAGCTGAACAAGTTACTAAAGCCTATTACTCGGTTTTAGTCAACCGTGAGCGGCAGGAGCTGATAGCCAGTAACTATAATCGATTAGATACACTACTTCGGGAGACAAAATTGATGTTTGAGAATGGGTTTGTAGAAAAGATAGATGTGGACCGGCTTTCGGTTCAGTTTAACAACGCTAAAACTGAAAGAAGCAATATTGATCGCTTAACAGAATTGAGCTACTATCTGCTAAAATTTCAGATGGGCGTACCCGTTGAGCAGCCAATAACGCTTGCAGATGATATTGCTGATATTGATTTTGACCCTGAAATAGCGGCTGAGTCAGAGTTCAAGTATGAGCGGCGTCCTGAGTACGCTCAGGTGCTAATTAATCAGGAACTCGTGCAACTAGACATGAAAAACAATCGATTTCAGTACCTGCCTAAACTCACGGCAAACGCTGCTTTTGGCTACAATACCGGAGTAAATGACTTCAGTGAAATCACCAACTTTGAGGAGCTATGGTTTGAGTACGGTTTTTGGGGAATTACGATGGATATTCCCATATTTGCTGGACGACGAAAGCACCATACAATTCAGAAAAATAAGGTGCAGGCTCAACAGGTTGAGCTACGATCACGCTTTTTACGCAACCAAATTGACCTGGAAATTGCTCAAGCTCGGGTAGCTTTGCAGAATGGAGTAGAGGCACTGCAGGTGCAACAAGAAAATCTGGCTCTGGCTCAAGAAGTTTTCCGAATTACTAACATCAAATATCAAGAAGGCGTAGGTTCTAACCTCGAAGTAATTGAGGCTGATAATGCGCTTCAAGCATCGGAAACCAACTACTTTACCGCTCTCTACGATGCGTTAATTGCTAAAGTAGACTTACAGAAAGCCTTAGGAATTTTAGTTCAACCATAA
- a CDS encoding TetR/AcrR family transcriptional regulator, with protein MESKEQIANAAEQLFLKYGVRSVTMDDIAKQLGISKKTIYQYFADKDEVVELATLRILEREKKLLAEVQERSENAIHELYLFTRYIRQHIVEVNPSILFDIQKYHRGAWKIYQDFKGSVFLQTIESSIRKGMEEGHFRADIKPEILAKLRIEQVNLAFNNEIFPKHEFDWTEVHLQIFYNFCYGLLTTEGVELFEKYAKTLTTHATKN; from the coding sequence TTGGAAAGTAAAGAACAGATAGCGAACGCCGCTGAGCAGCTTTTTTTAAAGTACGGCGTTCGTAGTGTCACCATGGATGATATCGCCAAACAGCTAGGCATTTCTAAGAAAACAATTTATCAGTACTTTGCGGATAAGGATGAAGTAGTTGAATTGGCTACGCTTCGGATATTGGAACGAGAAAAGAAGTTACTGGCGGAGGTTCAAGAGCGATCAGAGAACGCCATTCATGAATTGTACTTATTCACCAGGTACATCCGGCAACATATTGTAGAAGTCAATCCATCTATTTTATTCGATATTCAAAAATACCACCGTGGGGCCTGGAAAATTTACCAAGACTTCAAAGGTTCGGTGTTTTTACAGACTATAGAAAGCTCTATTCGTAAAGGTATGGAAGAGGGGCATTTCCGTGCCGATATAAAACCCGAAATACTAGCGAAACTACGTATTGAGCAGGTAAATCTCGCCTTTAATAATGAAATATTTCCTAAACATGAATTTGATTGGACTGAAGTCCACCTCCAAATCTTTTACAACTTCTGCTATGGCTTACTGACCACCGAAGGAGTTGAACTTTTTGAAAAATACGCTAAAACTCTCACCACTCATGCTACCAAAAATTAG
- a CDS encoding outer membrane beta-barrel protein, whose amino-acid sequence MRYLLIVLFLFISLTVHAQQIKVGPVVSALLTRPVFDNPVIAQNNQGQWAPGGGGGISAIFIANNSFSLSTEVLYQYQRKTINGNDGFSYFRESLNFIKAPVLFQYSYPVGYYKLNFMVGPSINYWISGRGEALVPELVEGDLEGGQRYTIAYDGIPENDRFLVSDPNRWQLGLQVGLGTTIPVQRNSLKVDARFEWGHTNMAKSNSTYTPFVFYDMTLDHTFHGFSLSCAYLFSFDLFEMSHKGKSTDKKKK is encoded by the coding sequence ATGAGATATTTGTTAATTGTACTATTCTTATTTATTTCTCTGACGGTTCACGCTCAGCAAATCAAGGTCGGCCCCGTGGTATCAGCCTTGCTTACCCGTCCGGTTTTTGACAATCCAGTGATTGCGCAAAATAACCAAGGTCAGTGGGCTCCGGGGGGCGGTGGTGGTATTTCGGCCATTTTTATTGCTAATAATTCTTTTAGTCTCTCTACTGAGGTACTGTACCAGTATCAGCGAAAGACTATCAATGGCAATGATGGGTTCTCTTATTTTAGAGAGTCACTCAACTTTATAAAAGCTCCGGTATTATTTCAATATTCATATCCGGTAGGATACTACAAATTAAACTTTATGGTTGGCCCGTCCATTAACTACTGGATTTCGGGGCGAGGGGAGGCCTTAGTGCCTGAATTGGTAGAAGGTGATTTAGAAGGTGGACAGCGTTATACCATCGCGTACGATGGGATACCAGAGAACGATCGCTTCTTAGTTTCTGACCCCAATCGATGGCAATTAGGACTACAAGTTGGGCTGGGAACCACAATTCCGGTTCAGCGAAATTCTTTAAAAGTAGATGCACGGTTTGAGTGGGGACATACCAATATGGCAAAATCTAACTCCACTTATACACCTTTCGTATTTTATGACATGACTTTGGATCATACCTTTCATGGCTTTTCACTTTCTTGTGCTTACCTTTTTTCTTTTGACTTATTCGAGATGAGTCATAAGGGCAAAAGCACCGATAAGAAGAAAAAATAG